A window of the Tursiops truncatus isolate mTurTru1 chromosome 14, mTurTru1.mat.Y, whole genome shotgun sequence genome harbors these coding sequences:
- the LOC109549309 gene encoding uncharacterized protein C2orf15, with the protein MGFSLSKSATQVSAMRMDSKVDDHLMQGTEKSKLEPVTQLFQNTKKIRLEDTNQENFTRSKDTGTGSLSEKALGSVVYVKESDGIEMIDVE; encoded by the coding sequence ATGGGATTTTCTCTTAGTAAATCTGCTACTCAGGTATCTGCTATGCGTATGGATTCAAAAGTGGATGATCACTTAATGCAAGGGACTGAGAAAAGCAAATTGGAACCAGTGACTCAGTTATTTCAAAACACCAAGAAAATAAGATTAGAAGACACAAACCAAGAAAACTTTACAAGGAGCAAAGATACTGGCACAGGATCTCTTTCGGAGAAAGCCTTGGGTTCAGTGGTGTATGTTAAAGAAAGTGATGGAATAGAAATGATAGATGTGGAATGA